The uncultured Flavobacterium sp. genome has a window encoding:
- a CDS encoding Crp/Fnr family transcriptional regulator, whose translation MYNKLLKLVTEIIEIDKSDTILVESLFEPIDYNKGEILEVENKIAKYLYFINSGFIRVYYNQNGDQITTHINCPSGFITSFSSFINGTPALDNVECVTACEVLRITKDNFDILCKTNQKWADFARIIYEKSIIYNEQRTKDIIDLSAEKRYLKILKDTPSMIQNVPLQYIASFIGIKPESLSRIRRQLIT comes from the coding sequence ATGTATAATAAACTGCTTAAACTTGTAACAGAGATTATAGAGATTGATAAATCAGATACAATATTGGTCGAAAGTCTTTTTGAACCAATTGATTACAACAAAGGAGAAATTCTGGAAGTTGAAAACAAAATTGCGAAGTATTTGTATTTCATTAACTCTGGTTTTATAAGAGTTTATTACAATCAGAATGGCGATCAGATTACAACACATATCAATTGTCCTTCTGGTTTTATTACTTCTTTTAGTAGTTTTATAAACGGAACTCCTGCATTAGATAATGTTGAGTGTGTTACCGCTTGTGAAGTCCTGCGTATTACAAAGGATAATTTTGATATTTTATGTAAGACGAATCAAAAATGGGCTGATTTCGCAAGAATTATTTATGAAAAATCGATAATCTATAATGAGCAGCGAACAAAAGATATTATCGATTTGTCGGCCGAAAAAAGGTATTTGAAAATACTAAAAGATACTCCTTCGATGATACAAAATGTTCCTCTTCAGTATATTGCTTCATTTATTGGAATTAAACCTGAAAGCCTAAGCAGAATTAGAAGGCAGTTAATTACCTAA
- a CDS encoding bestrophin family ion channel, producing MLLKKRIPMRYVIGKIKVELGLVMAYTILFEIFHHYFINIAVEIPIAIPTMVGTIISLLLAFKSNQAYDRWWEARIIWGSIVNESRTLVRQMLTFYKDPDFSVEANEFKENFTKRQIAWCYSLGQALRNKDAIKPIKDLISEEDLNFIKNHQNIPNAILLLHARDLRIARKDKRLNTYQQVEMDATLTRLCDAMGKCERIKNTIFPTTYSMYIRMTLCLFILLLPFGLISLLSWFAVPLITIIGGTFFLIERMAIHLQDPFENRPTDTPVTAIANTIEKNLMQMLNEFQSEFDIIKEFNLKPEPVKALSDAYFVL from the coding sequence ATGTTATTAAAGAAAAGAATACCAATGCGATATGTTATCGGAAAAATTAAAGTAGAATTGGGGCTTGTTATGGCTTATACCATTTTGTTTGAAATTTTTCACCATTATTTCATCAACATTGCTGTCGAAATACCAATCGCGATTCCAACAATGGTAGGTACAATTATATCTTTATTATTGGCTTTCAAATCAAATCAGGCTTACGACAGATGGTGGGAAGCACGAATTATTTGGGGATCAATCGTAAATGAGTCCAGAACTTTGGTAAGACAAATGCTGACTTTTTATAAAGACCCGGATTTTTCTGTAGAAGCAAATGAGTTTAAAGAAAATTTCACCAAAAGACAAATTGCATGGTGTTATAGTTTAGGGCAAGCTTTGCGAAATAAAGATGCAATAAAACCAATCAAAGATTTGATTAGTGAAGAAGATTTGAACTTTATAAAAAATCATCAAAATATTCCAAATGCGATATTATTGCTTCACGCAAGAGATTTAAGAATTGCCAGAAAAGACAAACGTCTTAATACGTATCAGCAAGTAGAAATGGATGCTACTTTGACAAGATTATGTGATGCAATGGGAAAATGTGAGCGTATTAAAAACACTATTTTCCCAACAACTTACAGCATGTATATCAGAATGACATTATGTTTATTCATCCTGTTATTGCCTTTTGGTCTGATTAGTTTGTTGAGCTGGTTTGCAGTTCCGTTGATTACAATTATTGGAGGAACTTTCTTCCTGATCGAAAGAATGGCAATTCATTTGCAGGATCCTTTTGAAAACAGACCAACAGATACGCCTGTTACTGCGATTGCAAATACAATTGAGAAGAATTTGATGCAAATGTTAAACGAGTTTCAAAGTGAGTTTGATATTATCAAAGAATTTAATCTTAAGCCAGAGCCTGTAAAAGCGCTAAGCGACGCATATTTCGTTTTATAA
- a CDS encoding DUF6377 domain-containing protein: MKNYLLFFLFVLLSNPVRSSDSIDTILAKLNDALRNKGHYVRLKEERILNFKKIKSDELTKEQEYNYNKTLYTEYLKFNSDSAIFYVKKNLKIASELQNIELLNLANLQLVTLYSSSGKYRESEAILKSIDKKTLSKSLLETYYIAYREFFEHYAANSYDIKYMQKIREYRDSLVSILEPNTLNYQINKIQQVMSNKRYDIAEKQLLQLFGNLKEDNPQYAMVTYLLGSIYEARHQLEPRKKYYALSATSDLKNANKDNASLQELALVFYEIGDVDMAYKLTQSAIEDALYCNVQFRTLLMSEVYSIINTVYLEKEAKRKTELQLYLLCISLLSAFLIVTIIYVYKQMKKVSRIRGELFITSQKLAELNQDITQTNNQLQERNAQLSESNHIKEEYIAHFFNLCSTYINKLENYRIILNKKATAKQFDEIYKILKSTTLVDNELEELYKNFDIIFLNLYPTFVKDFNALLINEEQIVLKQGELLNTELRIFALIRLGITDSVKIAAFLRYSLSTIYNYRTRARNKAAVSRNDFEEMVMKIGLIGLKI, from the coding sequence TTGAAAAATTATCTGTTATTTTTTCTGTTCGTTCTTTTAAGTAATCCTGTTCGTTCATCAGACAGCATCGATACTATTTTAGCAAAGTTAAATGATGCTTTAAGAAATAAAGGCCATTATGTTAGGCTTAAAGAAGAACGTATTCTCAATTTTAAGAAAATTAAATCTGATGAATTAACTAAAGAACAAGAATACAATTACAACAAAACTTTATATACAGAATATCTAAAATTCAATTCAGACTCGGCTATTTTTTATGTCAAAAAGAATCTGAAGATAGCCAGTGAACTTCAAAATATTGAATTGCTAAACTTAGCAAATTTACAATTGGTCACACTTTATTCGTCTTCAGGAAAATACCGTGAATCTGAAGCTATCTTAAAGAGTATTGATAAAAAAACATTATCAAAATCACTACTTGAAACCTATTACATTGCATATCGTGAGTTTTTTGAGCATTATGCGGCCAATAGTTATGATATAAAATACATGCAGAAAATACGAGAATATCGTGATTCTTTGGTTAGTATTTTAGAACCTAATACGTTAAACTATCAGATTAATAAGATTCAGCAAGTGATGTCTAATAAAAGGTACGACATCGCTGAGAAGCAATTATTACAGCTTTTTGGTAATCTTAAAGAAGATAACCCTCAATACGCAATGGTTACCTATCTTCTGGGCAGTATTTATGAAGCAAGGCATCAATTAGAGCCAAGAAAGAAATATTATGCACTTTCGGCTACTTCAGATTTAAAAAATGCAAATAAAGATAATGCATCGCTTCAGGAGCTGGCATTGGTTTTTTATGAAATCGGCGATGTCGATATGGCGTATAAACTAACACAATCAGCTATTGAGGATGCGCTTTATTGCAATGTTCAGTTTCGTACGCTTTTAATGTCTGAGGTTTATTCGATAATTAATACCGTTTATTTAGAGAAGGAAGCCAAGAGAAAAACCGAGTTGCAATTGTATCTTTTATGTATCAGTTTGTTATCGGCATTTTTGATTGTGACCATTATTTATGTTTACAAGCAAATGAAAAAGGTATCCCGAATTCGTGGAGAGCTTTTTATAACAAGCCAAAAACTGGCCGAGTTAAATCAGGATATTACACAAACTAATAATCAGTTGCAGGAACGTAATGCACAATTGTCAGAGTCCAATCATATCAAGGAAGAGTATATTGCGCATTTCTTTAATTTATGCTCAACTTATATCAATAAATTGGAGAACTATCGCATTATTTTGAATAAGAAAGCGACGGCTAAACAATTCGATGAAATTTATAAAATTTTAAAATCAACCACTTTAGTTGATAATGAATTAGAGGAATTGTACAAGAATTTTGATATCATTTTCCTGAATTTGTATCCAACTTTTGTAAAAGATTTTAATGCTTTACTAATTAACGAAGAACAAATTGTTTTAAAACAAGGTGAATTGCTAAATACAGAGCTTCGTATTTTTGCTTTAATCCGACTTGGAATTACGGACAGTGTTAAAATTGCTGCATTCCTGAGATATTCTTTGAGTACAATTTATAATTATCGCACACGAGCAAGAAATAAAGCGGCAGTTTCCCGAAATGATTTTGAAGAAATGGTCATGAAAATTGGCTTAATTGGCTTAAAAATCTAA
- a CDS encoding SDR family oxidoreductase — translation MKTVKNKTVLITGASSGIGEAFAYELAKQGANLIITARSEDKLKDLTNKISKQYKVKVNVFTGDLSKKDTPEKLYSQIKQAGLSVDLLINNAGFGKWTNFLDESIDGYEEMIEVNINALVKLCYLVLPEMLQKRDCGIINVASTGALQPCSYVATYCASKSFVLNFSEALYGEYYKKGVTITALCPGNTTTGFQAIAKANTNGMTADTPETVAKLAISALLKKKSFKIVGTVNYLQSFLPRLLPRESVIKIVRKMMNDKVNG, via the coding sequence ATGAAAACAGTAAAAAACAAAACGGTACTTATTACCGGTGCATCATCTGGAATTGGTGAAGCATTTGCTTACGAATTAGCAAAACAAGGCGCAAACCTTATTATAACAGCCCGATCTGAAGACAAGTTAAAAGATCTGACAAATAAAATTTCAAAACAATATAAGGTTAAGGTGAATGTTTTTACGGGTGATCTTTCTAAAAAAGATACTCCTGAAAAATTATACAGCCAAATAAAACAAGCCGGACTTTCGGTTGATTTATTGATAAACAACGCAGGATTTGGTAAATGGACCAACTTTCTGGACGAAAGTATTGATGGATACGAAGAAATGATTGAGGTAAATATTAATGCACTTGTAAAATTGTGTTATCTCGTACTGCCTGAAATGCTGCAAAAAAGAGATTGCGGAATCATCAACGTTGCTTCTACAGGAGCGCTACAGCCGTGCTCGTATGTTGCAACATATTGTGCAAGTAAATCATTTGTTTTGAACTTTTCAGAAGCATTATACGGTGAATATTATAAGAAAGGTGTAACCATTACTGCGCTTTGTCCCGGTAATACAACAACAGGTTTTCAGGCTATAGCCAAGGCAAACACAAATGGTATGACTGCCGATACTCCGGAAACAGTTGCGAAGCTGGCAATTTCGGCATTATTAAAAAAGAAAAGCTTCAAAATAGTTGGGACAGTAAATTATCTGCAATCTTTTTTGCCACGATTACTGCCTAGAGAATCAGTTATTAAGATTGTTCGAAAAATGATGAATGATAAAGTAAACGGTTAA
- a CDS encoding PLP-dependent aminotransferase family protein has protein sequence MKNSNYLYLQFADRIEKQIKSGVLNVGDKLPSIREVCAETGYSMSTVSKAYYEVESRSLIESRPQSGYYVSNTSARIITEPSPSSPILRCQNVDRQDLIDQVYGNMTDQSITMLSLGFPSNELLPIAKLNKGMIQAMRQLPNSGTSYEQVKGNPNLRREIARWSFTWGGSLTEEDIITMPGCTSAISHCLMTLTKPGDTIITESPAYFGILQLAKSLGLYIMELPTNMTTGIELEALKKALSSKKVKLCLLMSNFSNPSGSMMPNEHKQEVVRLMEFYNIPLIEDDIHGDLYFGSGRPTNCKTYDESGIVLCCSSVSKTLAPGYRVGWVSPGKFKKEILRNKIYHTLSSPTITHQVVGDFLKNGRYENHLRKIRQILNQNCNNYINTVLESFPTGTKVSQPQGGFFLWLELDKSFDTAAFYHLAMKHNISIAPGRIFSLQDQFSNCMRLSFGLPWTNELRQSIQTLGRLAGK, from the coding sequence ATGAAAAATTCTAATTACTTATATCTTCAGTTTGCTGACAGAATCGAAAAACAGATAAAATCAGGCGTTTTGAATGTTGGAGACAAACTCCCGTCAATCCGTGAAGTCTGCGCCGAAACGGGTTACAGCATGAGTACGGTTAGCAAAGCTTATTATGAAGTCGAAAGCCGTTCTTTGATCGAATCAAGACCACAATCCGGTTATTATGTAAGTAATACTTCGGCCAGAATAATTACTGAACCTTCGCCAAGCAGTCCTATTTTGAGATGTCAAAACGTTGACCGACAAGATTTAATCGATCAGGTTTATGGCAATATGACGGATCAGAGTATTACGATGCTTTCGCTGGGTTTTCCGTCTAATGAATTGCTGCCTATTGCCAAATTAAATAAAGGAATGATTCAGGCAATGCGACAATTGCCCAATAGCGGAACGAGTTATGAGCAGGTAAAAGGGAATCCTAATTTAAGACGAGAAATTGCACGATGGTCTTTTACCTGGGGCGGATCGTTAACGGAGGAAGATATTATTACAATGCCGGGCTGCACCAGCGCCATATCGCATTGTTTGATGACGCTGACCAAACCGGGAGATACTATTATTACTGAAAGTCCTGCGTATTTTGGGATTTTACAATTGGCTAAATCTCTTGGTTTGTATATCATGGAATTACCCACAAATATGACAACTGGAATAGAATTGGAAGCTTTGAAAAAAGCGCTTTCGTCTAAGAAAGTAAAACTTTGTTTGCTGATGAGTAATTTTAGCAATCCGTCCGGAAGTATGATGCCAAATGAACATAAACAGGAAGTGGTGAGATTAATGGAATTTTACAATATTCCGTTAATTGAAGATGATATTCATGGTGATTTGTATTTTGGCTCCGGCCGACCAACGAATTGCAAAACTTATGACGAAAGCGGAATTGTGCTTTGCTGCAGTTCAGTTTCTAAAACTCTGGCTCCGGGATATCGCGTGGGCTGGGTTTCGCCGGGGAAGTTTAAAAAGGAAATTTTAAGGAACAAAATTTATCACACGCTCTCCTCTCCTACTATTACACATCAGGTTGTTGGGGATTTTTTGAAAAATGGCCGTTATGAAAATCATCTTAGAAAAATACGCCAAATCCTGAATCAGAATTGTAATAATTATATCAATACAGTTTTAGAATCTTTCCCGACAGGTACTAAAGTGAGTCAGCCTCAAGGCGGATTTTTCCTTTGGCTTGAACTTGATAAGAGCTTTGATACGGCAGCGTTTTATCATTTGGCAATGAAACACAATATTAGTATTGCGCCCGGCAGGATTTTCTCTTTGCAGGATCAATTTTCTAATTGTATGCGATTGAGTTTTGGTTTGCCATGGACAAATGAACTACGTCAATCAATACAAACTCTGGGAAGATTGGCGGGTAAATAA
- a CDS encoding acyl-CoA dehydrogenase codes for MKSTKLQAFIPLFYLVWSDDLLTQKEFTTIQKFINDLAWLSPEEKQQLLSKVDVLNPPSRNELAEWKLEIETNIKDKTSIKSVFDIAVALSEKDVDISALKSDFIKLENDLGILGEEAIQNFKTEAESLTTNFQTISNFDIHKVTELLDGKEAAIIKKAKSIISKPEFAYETSTDINVYRQTVFNWCKILAAESLGNMAYPKEYGGGENIADYFAIMETLSYHDLSLVIKFGVQFGLWGMSVQSLGTEKHYAKYLKDIGTLKIPGCFAMTETHHGSNVKGLETTATYNHNDQTFVIHTPNKNAQKEFIGNAAVHGQMATVFAKLIIDDHDYGVNAFVVPLRDTYGNILKGVIIGDCGHKMGLNGVDNGTISFDKVVIPKENMLDRFASVNEKGEFESPIPSDNRRFFTMLGTLVGGRIGIPRSALAAAKSGLTIAIRYSDQRRQFGPEGGSEVPILNYRMHQRRLIPLLAKTYAVHFALQYLTNRFLNRTEAEMQEIEALAAGMKSYSTWSTRDILQECREACGGKGYLSENRINALKNDTEIYTTFEGDNTVLMQLVAKNRLSEFRKSFGEMGAAGIINYVYENAKTAITEKNPIATRRTDDEHLLDEEFHLQAFIHREKTILASAARRIKKLVDGGLEPYDAFNVVQHQMIDVAQAYLERVVLEQFQLAIKAVEDQKTKAVLTKLNHLYALSQIEKNRAWYLEDGYMEAAKTKAIRKMVNQLCWDIRPDAVSLVNAFDIPESCLAAPIVV; via the coding sequence ATGAAAAGTACCAAACTCCAAGCTTTTATTCCGTTATTTTATTTAGTATGGTCTGATGATTTGCTGACTCAAAAAGAGTTTACAACTATTCAGAAATTTATAAATGATTTGGCTTGGCTTTCGCCCGAAGAAAAACAGCAACTTCTTTCTAAAGTAGATGTTTTAAATCCGCCTTCGCGAAATGAACTTGCAGAATGGAAATTAGAAATTGAAACTAATATAAAAGATAAAACGTCTATAAAATCTGTTTTTGATATCGCCGTGGCGCTTTCAGAAAAAGATGTAGACATTTCAGCCTTAAAATCTGATTTTATAAAACTCGAAAATGATTTGGGAATTTTGGGAGAAGAAGCAATTCAGAATTTCAAAACAGAAGCAGAATCACTTACCACCAATTTTCAAACCATCAGTAATTTTGATATTCATAAAGTAACAGAACTTCTGGATGGGAAAGAAGCTGCGATTATCAAAAAAGCCAAATCGATTATTTCAAAACCTGAATTTGCTTACGAAACTTCGACAGATATAAATGTTTATCGCCAAACGGTATTTAATTGGTGTAAAATTTTAGCCGCTGAAAGTCTTGGAAATATGGCTTATCCAAAGGAATACGGCGGAGGAGAAAACATAGCCGATTATTTTGCGATTATGGAAACCCTGAGTTATCACGATTTAAGTTTAGTGATAAAATTTGGTGTTCAGTTTGGACTTTGGGGAATGAGTGTTCAATCGTTAGGAACGGAGAAACATTATGCTAAATACTTAAAAGATATTGGAACCTTAAAAATTCCGGGCTGTTTTGCGATGACTGAAACACATCACGGTTCAAACGTAAAAGGATTGGAAACGACAGCAACTTATAATCATAACGATCAAACGTTTGTAATTCATACACCAAACAAAAATGCCCAAAAAGAGTTTATTGGCAACGCCGCGGTTCACGGACAAATGGCAACCGTTTTTGCCAAACTAATAATTGATGATCATGATTATGGTGTAAATGCTTTCGTGGTTCCGCTTCGGGATACGTACGGAAATATTTTAAAAGGAGTTATAATTGGCGATTGTGGACATAAAATGGGGTTAAACGGTGTAGACAACGGAACTATAAGCTTTGATAAAGTTGTGATTCCGAAAGAAAATATGCTCGATCGTTTTGCTTCTGTAAATGAAAAAGGCGAATTTGAAAGCCCGATTCCGAGTGATAATCGCCGTTTTTTCACGATGTTAGGTACTTTGGTTGGCGGTCGAATCGGAATTCCGCGTTCGGCTTTGGCTGCAGCCAAATCAGGATTAACAATTGCCATTCGGTATAGCGATCAACGCAGACAATTTGGCCCTGAAGGCGGTTCAGAAGTTCCGATTTTAAATTACAGAATGCACCAGCGAAGATTGATTCCGCTATTGGCAAAAACTTACGCCGTACATTTTGCCTTGCAATACTTAACGAATCGTTTTCTAAACAGAACCGAAGCAGAAATGCAGGAAATTGAAGCTTTGGCGGCCGGAATGAAATCGTATTCTACCTGGAGTACAAGAGATATTCTGCAAGAATGCCGTGAAGCTTGCGGTGGAAAAGGTTATTTATCTGAAAACCGAATCAATGCTTTAAAAAACGATACCGAAATTTACACCACTTTTGAAGGTGATAATACTGTTTTGATGCAATTGGTAGCCAAAAATCGTTTGTCTGAATTCAGAAAATCATTTGGCGAAATGGGTGCTGCAGGAATCATTAATTATGTATACGAAAATGCAAAAACGGCAATTACGGAGAAGAATCCAATTGCAACCCGTAGAACAGATGATGAACATTTGTTAGACGAAGAATTTCATTTACAAGCTTTTATTCATAGAGAAAAAACAATTCTGGCTTCTGCTGCAAGACGTATCAAAAAACTGGTTGATGGCGGTTTAGAACCTTATGATGCTTTCAATGTCGTTCAGCATCAAATGATTGATGTAGCTCAGGCTTATTTGGAGCGAGTAGTTTTGGAACAATTTCAATTAGCAATAAAAGCAGTAGAAGACCAAAAGACAAAAGCTGTATTGACAAAACTGAATCATTTATATGCGCTTTCGCAAATAGAGAAAAACAGAGCCTGGTATTTGGAAGACGGTTATATGGAAGCAGCAAAAACCAAAGCAATTCGTAAAATGGTCAATCAGCTTTGTTGGGATATTCGACCAGATGCAGTTTCGTTAGTAAATGCATTTGATATTCCTGAGAGTTGTCTGGCAGCGCCAATTGTGGTGTAG
- a CDS encoding 5-carboxymethyl-2-hydroxymuconate Delta-isomerase gives MPHFVIDCSENVIRLKSADEIMQEVYNSALSTGLFPASEIKVRINPFVYYNNGNSLEDFIHVFGYIMEGRNTDQKANLSKGIVSKLNSILPEVPVISINISDFEKASYCNKTMV, from the coding sequence ATGCCACACTTTGTTATTGACTGCTCTGAAAACGTAATCCGATTAAAATCTGCTGACGAAATAATGCAGGAAGTTTATAATTCGGCTTTATCAACTGGTCTTTTTCCTGCTTCTGAAATTAAGGTCCGCATTAATCCTTTTGTTTATTATAACAACGGTAATTCTTTGGAGGATTTTATTCACGTTTTCGGATATATTATGGAAGGTCGAAACACGGATCAAAAAGCCAATTTATCAAAAGGTATTGTATCTAAACTGAATTCTATACTTCCTGAAGTTCCGGTTATTTCAATTAACATTAGTGATTTTGAAAAAGCGAGTTATTGCAATAAAACAATGGTATAG
- a CDS encoding EamA family transporter, which produces MKTTKYYIAAITCFVIWGFFSLALKPIHDYASLDILFYRVFSCSILMLLISVTFRRKKVKEAIEVFKGFSKAEKKKTVLLNIGGSVFLMANWFTFIYVMNHVSVKATSLAYLVCPILTTLLAYFILHEKLSKTQWMAVGLSISGCLLLSYANIMDMFFSIIIGFTYASYLVSQRINKGFDKFIVLTFHITMAALFLLPFYPAYSGPVPTEFRFYFCIETIAILFTIFPLFLNLYALSGINSSTVGMLLNINPMIAFLLAMFFYKEQFGPIQILAYGIVFLAVLVFNSHHLFAIKQRLLQYPKALK; this is translated from the coding sequence GTGAAAACAACAAAATACTACATAGCTGCGATTACATGTTTTGTAATCTGGGGATTTTTTAGTTTGGCTTTAAAACCAATACACGATTATGCCTCATTAGATATTCTATTCTATCGTGTTTTTAGTTGTAGCATTCTAATGTTATTGATTTCTGTTACATTTAGACGAAAAAAAGTCAAAGAAGCTATCGAAGTCTTTAAGGGATTTTCGAAAGCAGAGAAAAAAAAGACCGTTTTGCTTAATATTGGCGGAAGCGTTTTTTTAATGGCAAATTGGTTCACATTTATTTATGTAATGAATCATGTTAGCGTAAAAGCAACTTCTTTGGCCTATTTAGTTTGTCCAATTTTAACCACATTATTGGCTTATTTTATTTTGCATGAAAAACTAAGTAAAACGCAATGGATGGCGGTTGGATTAAGCATTTCAGGTTGTTTACTTTTATCGTATGCCAATATTATGGATATGTTTTTTAGTATTATTATTGGGTTTACTTATGCGTCTTATTTAGTAAGTCAGCGTATAAACAAAGGCTTTGATAAATTTATAGTGCTAACGTTTCATATTACAATGGCAGCTTTATTTCTATTGCCATTTTATCCGGCTTATAGTGGTCCCGTTCCAACAGAATTTAGGTTTTATTTCTGTATTGAGACCATTGCAATTTTGTTTACAATCTTTCCGTTGTTCCTTAATTTATATGCCCTTTCGGGAATTAATTCATCAACAGTAGGAATGCTTTTAAATATTAATCCAATGATTGCTTTTCTATTGGCGATGTTTTTTTACAAAGAGCAATTTGGACCAATACAGATTCTGGCATACGGAATCGTTTTTCTTGCAGTATTAGTTTTTAATTCACATCATCTTTTTGCTATTAAGCAAAGATTATTACAATATCCAAAGGCTCTGAAATAG